Proteins from a genomic interval of Scophthalmus maximus strain ysfricsl-2021 chromosome 22, ASM2237912v1, whole genome shotgun sequence:
- the hsf1 gene encoding heat shock factor protein 1 isoform X2, translated as MEYPGGGGGGGAVLPGGNVPAFLTKLWTLVEDPDTDPLICWSPSGTSFHVFDQGRFSKEVLPKFFKHNNMASFIRQLNMYGFRKVVHIEQGGLLKPERDDTEFQHPFFVRGQEHLLENIKRKVTNVSSARQEDVKISADDVNKILTDVQLMKGKQETIDSRIIAMKHENEALWREVASLRQKHAQQQKVVNKLIQFLVSLVQTNRILGVKRKIPLMLNDSGSAHSMPKYSRQFSLEHMQAAANLFSPDSPLTSGPIISDVTEVTTPIVEDVVSDWSDSGEQMSVNVKEEPSSPELEVCPVLEGGATPVDTPLSPTTFINSFLQENETPPDISTADPTPAIVVTNPASSSGPLPPAQTSQSPASNCSPVTAQHKCQTIACIDRSELSDHVDIMDNSLENLQNILNVQTLTFDTSPLMEFFSSCSSGDFDLDSLDNLLSDDPPRGSEGSSNTGKQLVQYTPVLMSEPIGLGEGVADLPSLLELEAEPFLTSDLSSDDPAALLSHSHLDTDL; from the exons ATGGAGTATCCcggaggaggtggtggcggaGGGGCGGTGCTGCCGGGTGGGAACGTCCCGGCCTTCCTCACCAAACTGTGGACCCTGGTGGAGGACCCGGACACCGACCCGCTCATCTGCTGGAGCCCG aGTGGAACCAGCTTCCATGTGTTCGATCAGGGTCGGTTCTCTAAAGAAGTTCTACCAAAGTTCTTCAAGCACAACAACATGGCCAGTTTCATCCGGCAGCTCAACATGT ACGGGTTCCGTAAAGTGGTTCACATCGAGCAGGGAGGTTTGTTGAAACCGGAACGAGACGACACCGAGTTCCAGCACCCGTTCTTCGTCAGAGGACAGGAACATCTGCTCGAGAACATCAAACGCAAAGTCACCAAC GTGTCCTCGGCGCGTCAGGAGGACGTGAAGATCTCTGCGGACGACGTGAACAAAATCCTGACCGACGTCCAGCTGATGAAGGGAAAACAGGAAACCATCGACTCCAGGATCATCGCCATGAAACA tgaaaacgagGCTCTGTGGAGGGAAGTGGCCAGTCTGAGACAGAAACACGCTCAGCAACAGAAAGTGGTCAACAAG ttgATCCAGTTTCTGGTTTCTCTCGTCCAAACCAACAGGATCCTGGGAGTCAAGAGGAAGAT tCCTCTGATGCTGAATGACTCAGGCTCCGCCCACTCCATGCCCAAGTACAGTCGGCAGTTCTCATTGGAGCACATGCAG GCTGCAGCCAATCTGTTCTCTCCCGACTCCCCGCTCACCTCTGGGCCAATCATCTCCGACGTCACAGAGGTGACCACGCCCATCGTAGAGGACGTGGTCAGTGACTGGTCGGACTCAGG aGAGCAAATGTCGGTCAACGTCAAAGAGGAGCCATCCAGTCCTGAGCTGGAGGTGTGTCCTGTCCTGGAGGGTGGGGCCACACCTGTAGACAcacccctctctcccaccaccttcATCAACTCCTTCCTCCAGGAGAACGAGACGCCACCGGACATCTCCACCGCCGACCCCACACCAG CCATTGTTGTGacaaaccccgcctcctcctctgggcCCCTCCCACCTGCCCAAACCAGCCAATCGCCCGCCTCGAACTGCAGCCCTGTGACAGCTCAGCACAAATGTCAGACCATCGCCTGCATCGACAG gtcgGAGCTGTCTGACCATGTGGACATTATGGACAACAGTCTAGAAAACCTGCAGAACATCCTAAACGTGcaaaccttgacctttgacacctCCCCGCTCATGGAG TTTTTCAGTTCTTGTTCCTCTGGAGACTTTGACCTCGACAGTTTGGACAAC CTGCTGTCTGACGACCCCCCCAGAGGAAGTGAAGGGAGCAGCAACACAG gGAAGCAGCTTGTGCAGTACACACCTGTGCTGATGTCTGAACCAATCGGTCTCGGGGAGGGCGTGGCCGACCTTCCAtccctgctggagctggaggcggagccttttctgacctctgacctgtccTCCGACGACCCAGCCGCcctgctgagccacagccacctggacactgacctttga
- the hsf1 gene encoding heat shock factor protein 1 isoform X1: protein MEYPGGGGGGGAVLPGGNVPAFLTKLWTLVEDPDTDPLICWSPSGTSFHVFDQGRFSKEVLPKFFKHNNMASFIRQLNMYGFRKVVHIEQGGLLKPERDDTEFQHPFFVRGQEHLLENIKRKVTNVSSARQEDVKISADDVNKILTDVQLMKGKQETIDSRIIAMKHENEALWREVASLRQKHAQQQKVVNKLIQFLVSLVQTNRILGVKRKIPLMLNDSGSAHSMPKYSRQFSLEHMQAAANLFSPDSPLTSGPIISDVTEVTTPIVEDVVSDWSDSGEQMSVNVKEEPSSPELEVCPVLEGGATPVDTPLSPTTFINSFLQENETPPDISTADPTPAIVVTNPASSSGPLPPAQTSQSPASNCSPVTAQHKCQTIACIDRPLPPPSAGGFSPDLWRFLSTQADKSELSDHVDIMDNSLENLQNILNVQTLTFDTSPLMEFFSSCSSGDFDLDSLDNLLSDDPPRGSEGSSNTGKQLVQYTPVLMSEPIGLGEGVADLPSLLELEAEPFLTSDLSSDDPAALLSHSHLDTDL, encoded by the exons ATGGAGTATCCcggaggaggtggtggcggaGGGGCGGTGCTGCCGGGTGGGAACGTCCCGGCCTTCCTCACCAAACTGTGGACCCTGGTGGAGGACCCGGACACCGACCCGCTCATCTGCTGGAGCCCG aGTGGAACCAGCTTCCATGTGTTCGATCAGGGTCGGTTCTCTAAAGAAGTTCTACCAAAGTTCTTCAAGCACAACAACATGGCCAGTTTCATCCGGCAGCTCAACATGT ACGGGTTCCGTAAAGTGGTTCACATCGAGCAGGGAGGTTTGTTGAAACCGGAACGAGACGACACCGAGTTCCAGCACCCGTTCTTCGTCAGAGGACAGGAACATCTGCTCGAGAACATCAAACGCAAAGTCACCAAC GTGTCCTCGGCGCGTCAGGAGGACGTGAAGATCTCTGCGGACGACGTGAACAAAATCCTGACCGACGTCCAGCTGATGAAGGGAAAACAGGAAACCATCGACTCCAGGATCATCGCCATGAAACA tgaaaacgagGCTCTGTGGAGGGAAGTGGCCAGTCTGAGACAGAAACACGCTCAGCAACAGAAAGTGGTCAACAAG ttgATCCAGTTTCTGGTTTCTCTCGTCCAAACCAACAGGATCCTGGGAGTCAAGAGGAAGAT tCCTCTGATGCTGAATGACTCAGGCTCCGCCCACTCCATGCCCAAGTACAGTCGGCAGTTCTCATTGGAGCACATGCAG GCTGCAGCCAATCTGTTCTCTCCCGACTCCCCGCTCACCTCTGGGCCAATCATCTCCGACGTCACAGAGGTGACCACGCCCATCGTAGAGGACGTGGTCAGTGACTGGTCGGACTCAGG aGAGCAAATGTCGGTCAACGTCAAAGAGGAGCCATCCAGTCCTGAGCTGGAGGTGTGTCCTGTCCTGGAGGGTGGGGCCACACCTGTAGACAcacccctctctcccaccaccttcATCAACTCCTTCCTCCAGGAGAACGAGACGCCACCGGACATCTCCACCGCCGACCCCACACCAG CCATTGTTGTGacaaaccccgcctcctcctctgggcCCCTCCCACCTGCCCAAACCAGCCAATCGCCCGCCTCGAACTGCAGCCCTGTGACAGCTCAGCACAAATGTCAGACCATCGCCTGCATCGACAG gcccctcccccctccctctgcaggtggATTCTCACCTGACCTCTGGCGCTTCCTATCAACACAAGCTGACAA gtcgGAGCTGTCTGACCATGTGGACATTATGGACAACAGTCTAGAAAACCTGCAGAACATCCTAAACGTGcaaaccttgacctttgacacctCCCCGCTCATGGAG TTTTTCAGTTCTTGTTCCTCTGGAGACTTTGACCTCGACAGTTTGGACAAC CTGCTGTCTGACGACCCCCCCAGAGGAAGTGAAGGGAGCAGCAACACAG gGAAGCAGCTTGTGCAGTACACACCTGTGCTGATGTCTGAACCAATCGGTCTCGGGGAGGGCGTGGCCGACCTTCCAtccctgctggagctggaggcggagccttttctgacctctgacctgtccTCCGACGACCCAGCCGCcctgctgagccacagccacctggacactgacctttga
- the si:ch211-80h18.1 gene encoding mucin-19 isoform X3, with amino-acid sequence MLPPNLLIVSMIVFLVTTVSTAPVEEKEHEEAEVETTEEGEGELSEEEDDDDSKSQDKSEGILGVQQTAVASASGGSVSSVQSAGGGRDAAAGSDAGPPSSPGSPGSAGSPGSPGSAGSVAAELPGSSSGQTQTAGNAQKLLNGGGGGGADSQTGVFPIFGGGFSHLDYTGIIDTSSHDFLLGLMGTSSGVSADQNTGSSLDLPAGHVHHQTDIGVDQSGGDHSSPSSGPDQSLPGSASGSSHSTTQQEAAAASSSSSVGDAHREQTGNGRQTHLTDETGVTDRPVPLSDLQTDLTGVLSHTDLVTVATDFTVTDTVSADPTGSPAETSHPAVTDHTQAAGSVTEQYNPSGQGPEGAENVELEDSC; translated from the exons CAACCTGTTGATAGTGTCGATGATCGTCTTTCTGGTGACAACTGTCTCTACGGCTCCTGTGGAGG AGAAGGAGcacgaggaggcggaggtggagaccacagaggagggggagggggagctgTCCGAGGAGGagg aTGATGATGACTCCAAGAGTCAGGATAAGAGTGAGG GAATTCTTGGCGTGCAGCAGACCGCCGTGGCGTCTGCCTCCGGAGGTTCAG TGTCTAGTGTTCAGTCAGCGGGAGGAGGACgtgatgcagcagcaggaagtgatgcag gtcctccaagttctccaggttctccaggttctgcaggttctccaggttctccaggttctgcaGGTTCCGTAGCAGCAGAACTTCCTGGTTCCTCTTCTGGTCAAACTCAAACTGCAG GTAACGCCCAGAAGCTGctgaacggaggaggaggaggcggagctgacagtcagacag GTGTGTTTCCGATCTTTGGGGGTGGGTTTTCTCACCTGGATTATACAG gAATCATCGACACGTCCAGTCACGACTTCCTGCTCGGCCTGATGG GGACCAGCTCAGGTGTGTCAGCGGACCAGAACACTGGCTCCAGTCTGGATTTACCTGCAG GTCACGTTCATCATCAAACTGACATCGGCGTTGACCAATCAGGAGGCGACCACTCCTCTCCTAGCTCAGGTCCTGACCAATCCCTGCCTGGCTCTGCCTCAGGCTCCTCCCACTCCACCACCCAGCAGGAAG ctgctgcagcgtcgTCGTCTTCATCAGTCGGTGACGctcacagagaacagacag GAAACGGTCGACAGACTCATCTGACAGACGAGACCGGAG TGACCGACCGACCAGTTCCCCTCAGTGACCTCCAGACCGACCTCACAg GTGTTCTCTCCCACACAGACCTGGTAACCGTAGCGACCGACTTCACGGTGACAGACACAG TTTCAGCAGACCCGACAGGAAGTCCAGCTGAGACCA gtcaTCCAGCTGTTACGGATCACACACAGGCGGCTG GTTCAGTCACTGAACAGTACAACCCATCTGGTCAGGGTCCTGAAG gTGCAGAAAATGTGGAACTGGAGGATTCCTGCTGA
- the si:ch211-80h18.1 gene encoding PE-PGRS family protein PE_PGRS16 isoform X2, whose amino-acid sequence MLPPNLLIVSMIVFLVTTVSTAPVEEKEHEEAEVETTEEGEGELSEEEDDDDSKSQDKSEGILGVQQTAVASASGGSVSSVQSAGGGRDAAAGSDAGPPSSPGSPGSAGSPGSPGSAGSVAAELPGSSSGQTQTAGSDGVDSHGNAQKLLNGGGGGGADSQTGVFPIFGGGFSHLDYTGIIDTSSHDFLLGLMGTSSGVSADQNTGSSLDLPAGHVHHQTDIGVDQSGGDHSSPSSGPDQSLPGSASGSSHSTTQQEAAAASSSSSVGDAHREQTGNGRQTHLTDETGVTDRPVPLSDLQTDLTDLVTVATDFTVTDTVSADPTGSPAETSHPAVTDHTQAAGSVTEQYNPSGQGPEGAENVELEDSC is encoded by the exons CAACCTGTTGATAGTGTCGATGATCGTCTTTCTGGTGACAACTGTCTCTACGGCTCCTGTGGAGG AGAAGGAGcacgaggaggcggaggtggagaccacagaggagggggagggggagctgTCCGAGGAGGagg aTGATGATGACTCCAAGAGTCAGGATAAGAGTGAGG GAATTCTTGGCGTGCAGCAGACCGCCGTGGCGTCTGCCTCCGGAGGTTCAG TGTCTAGTGTTCAGTCAGCGGGAGGAGGACgtgatgcagcagcaggaagtgatgcag gtcctccaagttctccaggttctccaggttctgcaggttctccaggttctccaggttctgcaGGTTCCGTAGCAGCAGAACTTCCTGGTTCCTCTTCTGGTCAAACTCAAACTGCAG GTTCTGACGGAGTCGACTCACACG GTAACGCCCAGAAGCTGctgaacggaggaggaggaggcggagctgacagtcagacag GTGTGTTTCCGATCTTTGGGGGTGGGTTTTCTCACCTGGATTATACAG gAATCATCGACACGTCCAGTCACGACTTCCTGCTCGGCCTGATGG GGACCAGCTCAGGTGTGTCAGCGGACCAGAACACTGGCTCCAGTCTGGATTTACCTGCAG GTCACGTTCATCATCAAACTGACATCGGCGTTGACCAATCAGGAGGCGACCACTCCTCTCCTAGCTCAGGTCCTGACCAATCCCTGCCTGGCTCTGCCTCAGGCTCCTCCCACTCCACCACCCAGCAGGAAG ctgctgcagcgtcgTCGTCTTCATCAGTCGGTGACGctcacagagaacagacag GAAACGGTCGACAGACTCATCTGACAGACGAGACCGGAG TGACCGACCGACCAGTTCCCCTCAGTGACCTCCAGACCGACCTCACAg ACCTGGTAACCGTAGCGACCGACTTCACGGTGACAGACACAG TTTCAGCAGACCCGACAGGAAGTCCAGCTGAGACCA gtcaTCCAGCTGTTACGGATCACACACAGGCGGCTG GTTCAGTCACTGAACAGTACAACCCATCTGGTCAGGGTCCTGAAG gTGCAGAAAATGTGGAACTGGAGGATTCCTGCTGA
- the si:ch211-80h18.1 gene encoding collagen alpha-2(I) chain isoform X5, with protein MLPPNLLIVSMIVFLVTTVSTAPVEEKEHEEAEVETTEEGEGELSEEEDDDDSKSQDKSEGILGVQQTAVASASGGSVSSVQSAGGGRDAAAGSDAGPPSSPGSPGSAGSPGSPGSAGSVAAELPGSSSGQTQTAGNAQKLLNGGGGGGADSQTGIIDTSSHDFLLGLMGTSSGVSADQNTGSSLDLPAGHVHHQTDIGVDQSGGDHSSPSSGPDQSLPGSASGSSHSTTQQEAAAASSSSSVGDAHREQTGNGRQTHLTDETGVTDRPVPLSDLQTDLTGVLSHTDLVTVATDFTVTDTVSADPTGSPAETSHPAVTDHTQAAGSVTEQYNPSGQGPEGAENVELEDSC; from the exons CAACCTGTTGATAGTGTCGATGATCGTCTTTCTGGTGACAACTGTCTCTACGGCTCCTGTGGAGG AGAAGGAGcacgaggaggcggaggtggagaccacagaggagggggagggggagctgTCCGAGGAGGagg aTGATGATGACTCCAAGAGTCAGGATAAGAGTGAGG GAATTCTTGGCGTGCAGCAGACCGCCGTGGCGTCTGCCTCCGGAGGTTCAG TGTCTAGTGTTCAGTCAGCGGGAGGAGGACgtgatgcagcagcaggaagtgatgcag gtcctccaagttctccaggttctccaggttctgcaggttctccaggttctccaggttctgcaGGTTCCGTAGCAGCAGAACTTCCTGGTTCCTCTTCTGGTCAAACTCAAACTGCAG GTAACGCCCAGAAGCTGctgaacggaggaggaggaggcggagctgacagtcagacag gAATCATCGACACGTCCAGTCACGACTTCCTGCTCGGCCTGATGG GGACCAGCTCAGGTGTGTCAGCGGACCAGAACACTGGCTCCAGTCTGGATTTACCTGCAG GTCACGTTCATCATCAAACTGACATCGGCGTTGACCAATCAGGAGGCGACCACTCCTCTCCTAGCTCAGGTCCTGACCAATCCCTGCCTGGCTCTGCCTCAGGCTCCTCCCACTCCACCACCCAGCAGGAAG ctgctgcagcgtcgTCGTCTTCATCAGTCGGTGACGctcacagagaacagacag GAAACGGTCGACAGACTCATCTGACAGACGAGACCGGAG TGACCGACCGACCAGTTCCCCTCAGTGACCTCCAGACCGACCTCACAg GTGTTCTCTCCCACACAGACCTGGTAACCGTAGCGACCGACTTCACGGTGACAGACACAG TTTCAGCAGACCCGACAGGAAGTCCAGCTGAGACCA gtcaTCCAGCTGTTACGGATCACACACAGGCGGCTG GTTCAGTCACTGAACAGTACAACCCATCTGGTCAGGGTCCTGAAG gTGCAGAAAATGTGGAACTGGAGGATTCCTGCTGA
- the si:ch211-80h18.1 gene encoding collagen alpha-1(III) chain isoform X4 has protein sequence MLPPNLLIVSMIVFLVTTVSTAPVEEKEHEEAEVETTEEGEGELSEEEDDDDSKSQDKSEGILGVQQTAVASASGGSVSSVQSAGGGRDAAAGSDAGPPSSPGSPGSAGSPGSPGSAGSVAAELPGSSSGQTQTAGSDGVDSHGNAQKLLNGGGGGGADSQTGIIDTSSHDFLLGLMGTSSGVSADQNTGSSLDLPAGHVHHQTDIGVDQSGGDHSSPSSGPDQSLPGSASGSSHSTTQQEAAAASSSSSVGDAHREQTGNGRQTHLTDETGVTDRPVPLSDLQTDLTGVLSHTDLVTVATDFTVTDTVSADPTGSPAETSHPAVTDHTQAAGSVTEQYNPSGQGPEGAENVELEDSC, from the exons CAACCTGTTGATAGTGTCGATGATCGTCTTTCTGGTGACAACTGTCTCTACGGCTCCTGTGGAGG AGAAGGAGcacgaggaggcggaggtggagaccacagaggagggggagggggagctgTCCGAGGAGGagg aTGATGATGACTCCAAGAGTCAGGATAAGAGTGAGG GAATTCTTGGCGTGCAGCAGACCGCCGTGGCGTCTGCCTCCGGAGGTTCAG TGTCTAGTGTTCAGTCAGCGGGAGGAGGACgtgatgcagcagcaggaagtgatgcag gtcctccaagttctccaggttctccaggttctgcaggttctccaggttctccaggttctgcaGGTTCCGTAGCAGCAGAACTTCCTGGTTCCTCTTCTGGTCAAACTCAAACTGCAG GTTCTGACGGAGTCGACTCACACG GTAACGCCCAGAAGCTGctgaacggaggaggaggaggcggagctgacagtcagacag gAATCATCGACACGTCCAGTCACGACTTCCTGCTCGGCCTGATGG GGACCAGCTCAGGTGTGTCAGCGGACCAGAACACTGGCTCCAGTCTGGATTTACCTGCAG GTCACGTTCATCATCAAACTGACATCGGCGTTGACCAATCAGGAGGCGACCACTCCTCTCCTAGCTCAGGTCCTGACCAATCCCTGCCTGGCTCTGCCTCAGGCTCCTCCCACTCCACCACCCAGCAGGAAG ctgctgcagcgtcgTCGTCTTCATCAGTCGGTGACGctcacagagaacagacag GAAACGGTCGACAGACTCATCTGACAGACGAGACCGGAG TGACCGACCGACCAGTTCCCCTCAGTGACCTCCAGACCGACCTCACAg GTGTTCTCTCCCACACAGACCTGGTAACCGTAGCGACCGACTTCACGGTGACAGACACAG TTTCAGCAGACCCGACAGGAAGTCCAGCTGAGACCA gtcaTCCAGCTGTTACGGATCACACACAGGCGGCTG GTTCAGTCACTGAACAGTACAACCCATCTGGTCAGGGTCCTGAAG gTGCAGAAAATGTGGAACTGGAGGATTCCTGCTGA
- the si:ch211-80h18.1 gene encoding PE-PGRS family protein PE_PGRS16 isoform X1 has translation MLPPNLLIVSMIVFLVTTVSTAPVEEKEHEEAEVETTEEGEGELSEEEDDDDSKSQDKSEGILGVQQTAVASASGGSVSSVQSAGGGRDAAAGSDAGPPSSPGSPGSAGSPGSPGSAGSVAAELPGSSSGQTQTAGSDGVDSHGNAQKLLNGGGGGGADSQTGVFPIFGGGFSHLDYTGIIDTSSHDFLLGLMGTSSGVSADQNTGSSLDLPAGHVHHQTDIGVDQSGGDHSSPSSGPDQSLPGSASGSSHSTTQQEAAAASSSSSVGDAHREQTGNGRQTHLTDETGVTDRPVPLSDLQTDLTGVLSHTDLVTVATDFTVTDTVSADPTGSPAETSHPAVTDHTQAAGSVTEQYNPSGQGPEGAENVELEDSC, from the exons CAACCTGTTGATAGTGTCGATGATCGTCTTTCTGGTGACAACTGTCTCTACGGCTCCTGTGGAGG AGAAGGAGcacgaggaggcggaggtggagaccacagaggagggggagggggagctgTCCGAGGAGGagg aTGATGATGACTCCAAGAGTCAGGATAAGAGTGAGG GAATTCTTGGCGTGCAGCAGACCGCCGTGGCGTCTGCCTCCGGAGGTTCAG TGTCTAGTGTTCAGTCAGCGGGAGGAGGACgtgatgcagcagcaggaagtgatgcag gtcctccaagttctccaggttctccaggttctgcaggttctccaggttctccaggttctgcaGGTTCCGTAGCAGCAGAACTTCCTGGTTCCTCTTCTGGTCAAACTCAAACTGCAG GTTCTGACGGAGTCGACTCACACG GTAACGCCCAGAAGCTGctgaacggaggaggaggaggcggagctgacagtcagacag GTGTGTTTCCGATCTTTGGGGGTGGGTTTTCTCACCTGGATTATACAG gAATCATCGACACGTCCAGTCACGACTTCCTGCTCGGCCTGATGG GGACCAGCTCAGGTGTGTCAGCGGACCAGAACACTGGCTCCAGTCTGGATTTACCTGCAG GTCACGTTCATCATCAAACTGACATCGGCGTTGACCAATCAGGAGGCGACCACTCCTCTCCTAGCTCAGGTCCTGACCAATCCCTGCCTGGCTCTGCCTCAGGCTCCTCCCACTCCACCACCCAGCAGGAAG ctgctgcagcgtcgTCGTCTTCATCAGTCGGTGACGctcacagagaacagacag GAAACGGTCGACAGACTCATCTGACAGACGAGACCGGAG TGACCGACCGACCAGTTCCCCTCAGTGACCTCCAGACCGACCTCACAg GTGTTCTCTCCCACACAGACCTGGTAACCGTAGCGACCGACTTCACGGTGACAGACACAG TTTCAGCAGACCCGACAGGAAGTCCAGCTGAGACCA gtcaTCCAGCTGTTACGGATCACACACAGGCGGCTG GTTCAGTCACTGAACAGTACAACCCATCTGGTCAGGGTCCTGAAG gTGCAGAAAATGTGGAACTGGAGGATTCCTGCTGA